The Anabaena sphaerica FACHB-251 region ACAGGGAACAGAAAGTGTTCATGAATCATTTAGGATTGCTATAGAATAAGATATCAAGAATAATTGACCGCAGATAAACACAGATAAAGACGGATAATTCAATTAATTGATGTCATCATTCTTTGCAGCCTCACATAAAATTGGTATTACAAAATTATTGATTTATCAGAGAATTTGGGAATGTGCATCTTTGTATTTTCACAAATCAACTAAGTTTGCTATATGGAAATTTTCGTCAATATAAACCTGGCTCAAGTAGTTTGGCCAAGCTGGCAAACAGTGCAAGATCATGTGAATTTATGGACGAAATCAGGGCAACAATTTGAGCAGTCTTTAAAAGAGACAGCAGCACAAACCACGGATAGGGCAATTAATACTGTAACAACTACTTTAGAGCAAGCTCAAAGTTCTGTAGAAAATAGCTGGCGAACAGTCACAGAAATTAAAAATACCACATCAGCAGCAATTGAAAATACTATTACTACTTATATAAAAGATTTGGTGACGCAACACCCAACATTTTTAAAGTTTTCGCAAATACTCGGTTGGGCAATTAATCACCCAATTATCAGTTTAGTAATTTTGCTGTTTTTAATTGCTTTAGCTGGGAGCATAATTAAAGGAATTATACGTTTGATTGAAACTGCCAGTTGGTCAATATTAAAAGTTCCATTCAAGTTATTACAAGTTTTAATTATAGCTAGTTTTATATCATTGACTAAATTTGTTAAAGGAAACCCAAAAAGTACACTTATTCAAAAAAATGATCCTATTTCCACAGTAATGTCTGTAGATACAATAATCGGTGAAGATAGAAAAACAAGATTATTAGAAATTTATCATCGTTTAGAATTAATTCACCAGGAACAACAGCAGCTTTTACAAGAAGCAGCTAAATTAATAGGTTCAGACAGCGAACAGGAAAGGGAGGTTAATAACCCAATTACGAATTACGAATTACCAATTGATTAATAATATCATCTTCCTGACCAGATATAAATTTAGCAAAGCGTTGTGCTAATGGTGGGACGAAAATAAAAGGACTACTAAAACCAGAAAAGATATGAATGTGTTCAAATTCAGGAATTTTGCCAATTAAAGGTAATTTATCTTTGGTAAATGCTACTAAACAATGATGCCAAATTCCCGGTAAATGTGCCAAATCTGGTAATATGTGCATGATACTTGTTCGCAACCATTTTTCACTTTCCTCTGAGTTAATTTGGGCATGAGGATCTGTAATAATACGAGTAATTTGACCTAACCGCAAACTACCATCAAGAAACTGTACTGCACCTACATCTAAAATTGGTGGTACTGGTTCACACGATTGATTCCATAATTTATCAACTTGAGTGGATTTAAATTCTAATTGAAAGCGTTGTAAATTAGCTGGTGTTACTAAGGTGCGTAACCGCAAATCCACAGGTGGAGTTTCAATTATTTCTGCATGAGAAAAATAGACTTTGATGGGAATACCTGCTGATTTTAATAACTTTCGGCTCATTCCACCAGCACAAATGGCTATATTGGCACTGTAGAAGGTTGCGGTAGTTGTTTTTACACCTCTAAAACTTTTCTCAGCAGTAAAAATTTGTGTAGGTTCTAATACTTGGCTAAACTGTATTTCTCCTCCCAGACGCAAAAAGCCTTGAATGTATGCTTGTGTTATTTTTTCTGGGTGGATATGACCATGTTTGATAGTTAAAGCACCAGATATGGCGTTTTTATTCAGCAGTGGTTCTAACTCACAAGCTTCGTGAATACTCAGTAGCTGGGGTGGTGTGCTAAGATGAGAATAGGATGCAGCTGCTACCTCTGGGTCACTATCAGCAGCGATAGTCAGTAACAAATCTAATTCACGGAATTGGATATCAGCATCTAATTCTTGAGCTAGGATTTGATAACGAGCGATCGCTTCTTGACACAGTTTTTGTGTAATTGGTGTTGTACCCGACCAATAAGAAATCCCACCATAACTATAGCGAGTAGCATTTTGTGGTGTTTGATCTTGTTCCAGCAGCAGTACCGAAAAGCCTGTTTTTGCTAGTTCATAAGCGAGTGTAGCACCTGTAATTCCTGCACCAACTACAATCCAGTCATAAAGTTTCATAGATAATTACTTACAATTTGACTATGAATATCCGTCCTGAAAATATACTAGATTACCCAACTATAGCAGAAGTAAATACACTAGCTTTTGGCGGAGAAAAAGAAGCTAAACTTGTAGAAATTATTCGCTCATCTAACGGTTATATCCCCGAACTTTCTCTAGTTGCAGAAATTGAAAATACGGTAGTTGGTTATATCATGTTTAGCTACATTGACTTAGTAGCTGAAGAACAACTACCAGTATTGAGTTTAGCACCGATGGCGGTTCATCCAGAATGGCAAAAACAGGGTATTGGTAGCGCACTGCTAAAATTAGGGTTAGAAATAGCAGATAATAGGGGAGAAGCACTAGTTATTGTCTTGGGTTATCCCCAACTTTATACTCCCTTTGGTTTTCAAGGATCAATAAATTATCAAATTGAGAGTCCTTTTGCTGTTCCGGAAGATGTTTTTATGGTGAAAACTCTTTCAGGATATCACGAAAAGTATAAGGGGAAAGTCATTTATCCTCCTGCTTTTAAAACTGACAATTTTTAATGGGTATTAGTTATTTTTAGGTCACGGAAATCACTTGTTTCTTTGGGATGAAAATTATTTATAGACTGCAACATTTTTTCGCGTTTTTTCCGGGCAATCTCTTGTAAATCAACAGTTTTATCAGTCTCATCTACAATCTCACCAGTGATCACCTCAAGCACGTCTTCTAAAGTAATAACGCCAGCAACGCATCCATATTCATCTACTACTACCGCAAGATGTTCGTGGGATTCTATGAAGTTTTTGAGAAGTTTGTCAGCCCTAATTATTTCAGGAACAAAGCGAACTTTTCGAGTCAAATCCGCAATTTTTTGTTCACTACTTCCCTCAACCATTGCTGTTAGTAATCTTTGTTTTAGAGCAAATCCCATGACTTGATCAATAGATTCATCAATGACAATAATTCGAGTATGTTGGGAAGCAATAATATCAGCTTTAGCCTCGGCTAAAGTCAAATTACCACGTATATATGTCAGCATGATTTGGGGTGTCATTAAATCAGATGCTGTCACATCATTTAATCTAAATACCCTCTGAATCATTTCTGCTTCATCACTTTGAATAATTCCTTCTTGCTGACCAATATTTGCCAATAGCTTTATTTCTGCTTCG contains the following coding sequences:
- a CDS encoding hemolysin family protein, which translates into the protein MLQLIITVFIIILGSALCSCTETALFSVSTLRVRQLAELKNPAAVALLAIRENMNRPIATIVILNNIFNIIGSIITGSIAIQVLGDRWLGIFSGILTFLIIIFGEIIPKTIGERYSEQIAILTAIPITALSLAFTPLVWILENVTAPFSKGRKKPTTNEAEIKLLANIGQQEGIIQSDEAEMIQRVFRLNDVTASDLMTPQIMLTYIRGNLTLAEAKADIIASQHTRIIVIDESIDQVMGFALKQRLLTAMVEGSSEQKIADLTRKVRFVPEIIRADKLLKNFIESHEHLAVVVDEYGCVAGVITLEDVLEVITGEIVDETDKTVDLQEIARKKREKMLQSINNFHPKETSDFRDLKITNTH
- a CDS encoding GNAT family N-acetyltransferase → MNIRPENILDYPTIAEVNTLAFGGEKEAKLVEIIRSSNGYIPELSLVAEIENTVVGYIMFSYIDLVAEEQLPVLSLAPMAVHPEWQKQGIGSALLKLGLEIADNRGEALVIVLGYPQLYTPFGFQGSINYQIESPFAVPEDVFMVKTLSGYHEKYKGKVIYPPAFKTDNF
- a CDS encoding NAD(P)/FAD-dependent oxidoreductase, with protein sequence MKLYDWIVVGAGITGATLAYELAKTGFSVLLLEQDQTPQNATRYSYGGISYWSGTTPITQKLCQEAIARYQILAQELDADIQFRELDLLLTIAADSDPEVAAASYSHLSTPPQLLSIHEACELEPLLNKNAISGALTIKHGHIHPEKITQAYIQGFLRLGGEIQFSQVLEPTQIFTAEKSFRGVKTTTATFYSANIAICAGGMSRKLLKSAGIPIKVYFSHAEIIETPPVDLRLRTLVTPANLQRFQLEFKSTQVDKLWNQSCEPVPPILDVGAVQFLDGSLRLGQITRIITDPHAQINSEESEKWLRTSIMHILPDLAHLPGIWHHCLVAFTKDKLPLIGKIPEFEHIHIFSGFSSPFIFVPPLAQRFAKFISGQEDDIINQLVIRNS